A stretch of the Balneola vulgaris DSM 17893 genome encodes the following:
- a CDS encoding FAD-binding and (Fe-S)-binding domain-containing protein: protein MINTDSLYRRLYATDASMYEELPYGVSFPKTISDIQQVVEYAQSNALTITPRGAGTSLAGQATGSGVILDTSRHLNGIIELNGEKQFARVQPGVIRDTLNRELSPLGFLFGPDTSTTNRCNIGGMIGNNSSGSFSIKYQTTREHVQEIEAILSDGSVVCFKALSSSELEEKMALQNLEGAIYRGMISLLKKHESLIKEIYPHPEIIRRNTGYALDKLLEMAPFTEGGRPFNLCELLCGSEGTLAITASAKVGLSKLDKFQRMVIPQFESVHDALVATVEAVKLDPAAVELVDNIILDTTKGNLEHVQNRFFLDGEPKAILIIQFEGDSEIKLQEKCETLVQLLKERKLGYAYPIVKKSEEMKRVWDLRKAGLGLLMGLGKEARSPTFCEDTAVRVEDLPNYIQDFEALLKRHDTECVFYAHASVGELHLRPMIDTSTSKGVEKMKEMAIEIADLVGKYKGSLSGEHGDGRARAPYIEQVLGKEMIPVLRQVKELWDPNYILNPGKIVNPKPIDSDLRFSPSYKIAPVHTEFKWRKEDGYANAIDLCNGAGVCRKLSESGGTMCPSYMATTDEKDSTRGRANIFRHVFSGEQPEQFESEDLKDALSLCLSCKACKSECPANVDMARMKAEFMQGWIDKKGTGLQDLFFTQSAKFYGIASLVPSFSNWLIHSNMIKGLLEEYVGLSSKRRLPSFAQKPFHKLLPSLNLNSSAKEKVVLIVDVFTRYHEPDIAVSAIEVLTKMGYGVQIADFQELGRPHLSRGLVREAKKIMQHNLPKLNAWAEKGMPIIGLEPSEILTIRDEYVDLCEDTDLDMVQNIAALTYTFEEFIEGKIERVPVRGGNQKLTLHDHCHAKALSKRSTTNLLFTKLGFDVQELDSGCCGMAGSFGYEKENEEVSLAIAEQRLAPAIRKAKDRQVCAPGFSCRHQISDSTERNALHTAQILRNNLK, encoded by the coding sequence TTGATCAATACGGATTCGCTTTATCGGAGGCTTTATGCTACAGATGCCTCGATGTATGAGGAACTGCCTTATGGAGTTAGTTTCCCAAAAACTATTTCAGATATTCAACAAGTTGTTGAGTACGCGCAATCCAATGCATTGACAATTACTCCTCGTGGTGCGGGTACTAGTTTAGCTGGGCAAGCAACCGGCAGTGGAGTGATTCTAGATACTTCACGACACCTAAATGGCATTATAGAACTCAATGGCGAAAAGCAGTTTGCCCGAGTACAACCGGGAGTTATACGCGACACTCTTAACCGTGAATTATCGCCTTTAGGCTTTTTATTTGGTCCTGATACTTCCACTACGAATCGTTGTAATATCGGTGGGATGATTGGGAATAACTCTTCTGGTTCATTCTCAATTAAATATCAGACAACACGTGAGCATGTTCAAGAAATTGAAGCCATACTAAGCGATGGGAGTGTTGTTTGTTTTAAGGCGTTATCGTCTTCAGAGCTGGAAGAAAAAATGGCCCTTCAGAATTTAGAAGGCGCTATTTATAGAGGAATGATATCGTTGCTTAAGAAGCATGAATCGTTAATAAAGGAAATCTACCCTCATCCAGAAATAATTCGACGTAACACAGGCTATGCTTTAGATAAATTATTGGAAATGGCTCCATTTACAGAAGGTGGAAGACCATTTAATCTTTGTGAGTTGCTATGTGGAAGTGAAGGAACTTTAGCTATCACTGCTTCCGCAAAAGTGGGTTTGTCTAAACTGGATAAATTTCAACGCATGGTCATCCCACAATTTGAATCAGTGCATGATGCCTTGGTGGCTACTGTAGAAGCGGTAAAATTAGATCCGGCGGCGGTGGAACTCGTAGATAATATCATCTTAGACACTACAAAAGGAAACCTCGAGCATGTTCAGAACAGGTTTTTCTTAGATGGTGAACCCAAAGCTATTTTGATAATACAGTTTGAAGGCGATTCCGAAATTAAGCTTCAAGAGAAATGTGAAACTTTGGTTCAGCTACTTAAAGAGCGAAAACTAGGGTACGCCTATCCTATCGTGAAGAAGAGTGAGGAAATGAAAAGAGTTTGGGATCTTCGTAAAGCGGGCTTGGGATTGCTTATGGGGCTAGGTAAAGAAGCTCGCTCACCAACCTTTTGCGAAGATACAGCGGTTCGAGTTGAAGATTTACCCAATTATATCCAAGACTTCGAAGCTCTATTAAAAAGACATGACACCGAGTGTGTGTTCTATGCCCATGCTTCTGTAGGGGAGTTACATCTACGGCCTATGATTGATACCTCTACCTCAAAAGGTGTAGAGAAGATGAAAGAAATGGCCATCGAGATTGCCGATCTTGTGGGTAAATACAAAGGTTCATTATCAGGCGAGCACGGCGATGGAAGGGCCAGAGCTCCATATATCGAACAGGTTTTAGGCAAAGAGATGATCCCAGTATTACGCCAAGTGAAGGAACTCTGGGACCCAAATTATATTCTGAATCCAGGGAAAATCGTGAACCCTAAACCCATTGATTCAGATTTAAGATTTTCACCTTCATATAAAATTGCGCCTGTACACACGGAATTTAAATGGCGAAAGGAAGATGGGTATGCTAATGCCATCGATTTGTGTAACGGCGCTGGAGTGTGTAGAAAACTTTCGGAAAGTGGAGGCACGATGTGCCCGTCGTATATGGCTACAACGGATGAAAAAGACAGTACTAGAGGGCGAGCTAATATTTTTCGTCATGTGTTTTCAGGTGAGCAGCCCGAACAGTTTGAATCCGAAGATTTAAAGGATGCATTAAGCCTTTGTTTAAGCTGCAAAGCGTGTAAAAGTGAGTGTCCTGCCAATGTGGATATGGCACGGATGAAAGCAGAGTTTATGCAGGGTTGGATTGACAAAAAAGGAACTGGCTTACAGGATTTATTCTTTACGCAGAGCGCAAAATTTTATGGAATTGCTTCACTAGTACCTTCCTTTTCCAATTGGTTGATCCATTCGAATATGATTAAGGGACTGCTCGAGGAGTATGTGGGGCTTTCTTCAAAACGAAGGCTTCCTTCATTTGCGCAAAAACCATTTCATAAGTTATTACCCAGTTTGAACTTAAATTCATCCGCGAAAGAAAAAGTAGTTCTTATAGTGGATGTGTTTACAAGATATCACGAACCAGATATAGCAGTAAGTGCTATTGAGGTGCTCACGAAGATGGGATATGGGGTGCAGATTGCTGATTTTCAAGAATTAGGACGGCCTCATTTGTCAAGAGGACTTGTTAGAGAAGCCAAGAAGATTATGCAGCATAACTTACCAAAGCTGAATGCCTGGGCAGAAAAGGGCATGCCTATTATTGGGCTAGAGCCCTCAGAGATACTCACCATACGAGATGAATATGTAGACCTTTGCGAAGACACCGATTTAGACATGGTGCAAAATATCGCAGCTCTCACCTATACTTTTGAAGAGTTTATTGAAGGTAAAATAGAACGAGTTCCAGTTAGAGGGGGGAATCAAAAGCTTACTTTACACGATCATTGCCATGCTAAGGCCTTGAGTAAAAGAAGTACTACGAATTTATTATTTACTAAACTCGGGTTTGATGTACAGGAACTTGATTCTGGATGTTGCGGCATGGCCGGAAGCTTTGGATATGAAAAGGAGAATGAAGAAGTATCGTTAGCTATTGCAGAGCAAAGGCTTGCGCCGGCAATTCGTAAAGCTAAAGATCGTCAGGTTTGTGCCCCGGGTTTTTCATGTCGCCATCAGATTAGTGATAGCACAGAAAGAAACGCATTGCATACAGCTCAGATTCTTAGAAATAATTTAAAGTAA
- a CDS encoding short chain dehydrogenase — protein sequence MMKIIIVGASGTIGKPVSDELSKRHEVIRVGSKSGDIQMDMTSVDSIQKMYEAVGEFDALVVAAGSATMKPLQELANDDFYVGIKSKMMGQVNLVLEGQKRINPKGSFTLITGILADDPVHGSVTLSTVNGAVNAFVKATARELDNGVRINVVSPGLVEESAEALGSYFPGHTPVSMHRVVDGFVKSVEGIGTGEVIRLH from the coding sequence ATGATGAAGATAATTATTGTAGGTGCCTCAGGTACCATCGGTAAACCAGTAAGTGATGAACTTTCAAAACGCCACGAAGTGATTAGAGTAGGGTCGAAATCGGGCGATATCCAAATGGATATGACCTCTGTGGACTCTATTCAAAAGATGTATGAAGCAGTAGGAGAATTCGATGCCCTAGTTGTAGCCGCCGGAAGTGCTACCATGAAGCCTCTTCAAGAACTTGCCAACGATGATTTCTATGTGGGCATTAAAAGTAAGATGATGGGGCAAGTGAATTTAGTATTGGAAGGCCAAAAACGGATTAATCCAAAAGGCTCATTCACACTGATAACGGGTATTTTAGCTGATGATCCTGTGCATGGTTCCGTAACATTATCAACAGTGAATGGAGCAGTTAATGCGTTTGTAAAGGCAACAGCTCGAGAGCTTGATAACGGAGTTCGAATAAATGTAGTAAGCCCAGGACTAGTAGAAGAGTCGGCCGAAGCCCTAGGCTCTTATTTCCCAGGTCATACTCCAGTAAGTATGCACCGTGTGGTTGATGGCTTTGTTAAAAGTGTAGAAGGTATTGGTACAGGTGAAGTTATTCGCTTGCATTAA
- the lhgO gene encoding L-2-hydroxyglutarate oxidase, producing the protein MENKQHDFVIVGAGIVGLSTAYKLSLTYPEASVLVLEKEDRVAAHQTGKNSGVIHSGIYYKPGSYKAKNCFDGRHQLVEFCNEHGVEIDVCGKVIVATNEEELPRLEAIYQRGLENKIEGIAKIDGERLKEIEPHVNGIAAIHVPCAGIVDFAGMCEKLRELIESGNGEVRFGHAVNNIHQHKEGLNIATNQGNVAAKYLINCAGLYCDHVAKSAGVKSPIQIVPFKGEYYELKPDAEYLVNHLIYPLPHKDFPFLGVHFTRMALGGIECGPNAVPVFKREGYDKISFDMDEAIEMINFPGFWKLSFKHWRMGLDEYHRSLSKKAFVKGLQKLIPEVREEHLQVAPSGVRAMALQPNGEILDDFYFESSDRQVHVLNAPSPAATAALAIGDEIVSEVKSAFAL; encoded by the coding sequence ATGGAGAATAAACAGCATGATTTTGTAATTGTAGGAGCCGGAATTGTAGGGCTTTCTACCGCATATAAACTATCCTTAACCTATCCTGAAGCATCGGTTTTAGTTCTTGAAAAAGAAGACAGAGTAGCGGCTCATCAAACGGGTAAAAACTCTGGGGTAATTCACTCAGGCATCTATTATAAACCAGGCAGTTATAAAGCAAAAAACTGCTTCGATGGTCGACATCAATTGGTTGAGTTTTGTAATGAACATGGAGTAGAAATTGATGTGTGTGGCAAAGTAATTGTTGCTACAAATGAAGAAGAGTTGCCGCGCTTAGAAGCCATCTATCAAAGAGGATTAGAAAATAAGATTGAAGGCATTGCTAAAATTGATGGGGAGCGTTTAAAGGAAATAGAGCCTCATGTAAACGGTATTGCAGCTATTCATGTACCTTGTGCGGGCATCGTTGATTTTGCAGGGATGTGCGAAAAGCTTCGTGAGCTCATTGAAAGTGGCAATGGCGAAGTGAGATTCGGGCATGCAGTAAACAACATACATCAGCATAAAGAAGGCTTGAACATTGCCACCAACCAAGGCAATGTAGCGGCAAAATATTTGATTAACTGTGCAGGGTTATACTGCGACCACGTTGCTAAATCAGCCGGCGTGAAATCACCGATTCAAATTGTGCCCTTCAAAGGTGAGTACTACGAGCTAAAACCTGACGCTGAATACCTGGTTAATCACTTGATTTACCCCCTTCCACATAAAGACTTCCCTTTCTTAGGTGTTCACTTTACTCGAATGGCACTTGGTGGTATTGAATGCGGACCGAATGCGGTTCCGGTATTTAAAAGAGAAGGCTACGATAAGATTTCCTTCGATATGGACGAAGCTATCGAAATGATCAATTTTCCTGGATTCTGGAAATTGTCGTTTAAGCACTGGCGAATGGGTTTAGATGAATACCATCGATCGCTATCTAAGAAAGCTTTTGTGAAAGGTCTGCAGAAATTGATACCAGAAGTTCGTGAAGAGCATTTGCAGGTAGCTCCTTCAGGGGTGCGTGCGATGGCCCTTCAACCAAATGGTGAGATCTTAGATGATTTCTATTTTGAAAGCTCCGACCGTCAAGTACATGTATTGAATGCTCCAAGCCCGGCCGCTACAGCAGCATTAGCTATTGGTGATGAGATTGTTAGTGAGGTGAAGTCAGCATTCGCTCTCTAG
- a CDS encoding RagB/SusD family nutrient uptake outer membrane protein — MRNITMTLVLAALLVFTGCDFFSYNEVQDPNNPTVEAVTSGATAGQLVNLATGLESRHRTYANAGSNYQALVGVFGREMYAIFNSDPNFWRRWVQTTTPNAENDPTFFAGIFRTYTAPYNAIAQANLILTAVDNTDAISDTEKNGYRGYANTIKGFQYLIPLQTQYRDQGDRSPSGSIRIDVDDFLNPGPFRSYDDALSDIRDILDQGYAQLQNSGTSLHFADGLSSGFDGFATAAGMAELNRAIAARAALYAEDWQGVLDALDDSFIDFTATPASMNIGGYHVFQGPPDTFNPMFWTPNQASTQILMVHPDILADTTAGDGRISKFFERNDPVVFTGESTYQFMHQVQLFNSNDSPIPFIRNEELLLMYAEASARESNFLDALDGINAVRNAWGLGDYAGPVTEADLIDEIVYQRKYSLYGEGHRWIDMRRLNRLNQIDTSLDGGRVPLYISRPLDEINWENRN, encoded by the coding sequence ATGAGAAATATAACAATGACCTTGGTTCTTGCAGCTCTGCTTGTTTTCACAGGCTGTGACTTCTTTAGTTACAATGAGGTTCAGGATCCAAATAACCCAACTGTTGAAGCCGTTACCAGCGGCGCTACGGCCGGCCAGTTAGTAAACTTGGCCACAGGTCTAGAATCACGCCATAGAACCTATGCGAATGCGGGATCAAACTACCAAGCATTAGTAGGTGTATTTGGGCGTGAGATGTATGCTATCTTCAATTCAGATCCTAACTTTTGGAGAAGATGGGTTCAAACGACTACCCCGAATGCAGAAAACGATCCAACCTTTTTTGCAGGTATATTTAGAACCTATACAGCACCATATAACGCTATTGCACAAGCAAATCTGATTTTAACAGCCGTAGACAATACGGATGCAATTTCGGATACAGAGAAAAACGGATACCGTGGATATGCGAATACCATCAAAGGATTCCAATATCTAATACCGTTGCAAACCCAATACAGAGATCAAGGAGACCGTAGTCCATCAGGTTCTATTCGAATTGATGTAGACGACTTCTTAAATCCTGGACCTTTTAGAAGTTATGATGATGCATTATCTGACATCAGAGATATTCTAGATCAGGGTTATGCTCAGTTACAGAATTCAGGTACAAGCTTGCACTTTGCAGATGGTTTATCCTCTGGATTTGATGGTTTTGCAACAGCAGCAGGAATGGCAGAACTAAACCGAGCGATTGCAGCAAGAGCGGCACTCTATGCCGAAGACTGGCAAGGAGTACTCGATGCCTTAGATGATTCATTCATAGACTTTACAGCTACACCAGCTTCTATGAATATTGGTGGCTACCATGTATTCCAAGGTCCACCAGATACATTCAACCCAATGTTCTGGACTCCGAACCAAGCAAGTACTCAAATTTTAATGGTTCATCCAGACATCCTTGCGGATACTACAGCAGGTGATGGTCGAATCTCTAAGTTCTTTGAGCGTAACGATCCTGTAGTATTTACAGGCGAGTCTACGTATCAATTTATGCATCAAGTACAGTTGTTTAATTCAAACGATTCTCCAATTCCATTTATCAGGAATGAAGAATTACTGCTCATGTATGCTGAAGCGAGTGCTCGTGAATCGAATTTCTTAGATGCCCTCGATGGTATCAATGCAGTTCGTAATGCATGGGGATTAGGCGATTATGCTGGCCCGGTTACAGAAGCAGACCTCATCGATGAAATCGTATATCAGCGTAAGTATTCACTGTATGGTGAAGGACATCGTTGGATTGATATGAGACGGCTTAATCGCTTAAATCAAATCGATACCTCGCTTGATGGTGGCCGAGTTCCATTATATATCTCACGTCCACTTGATGAGATTAACTGGGAAAATCGTAACTAA
- a CDS encoding SusC/RagA family TonB-linked outer membrane protein produces MRHSYYKRVCAFLFGILLTSQLAMAQYQVTGLVTDDATGDILVGVTVFDPSTGNGTTTNLDGRYTIDIPSGDATLRFSYIGYLTQNINVSGSNGATVTMDVAMKSDVANLDELVVTGLASTVKRSNLANSVASINAEDIAGNNDPSTIDNALYGKIPGVNIISQGGAPGGGFNIQLRGVSTLGAGTSQPLYIIDGVYVNNSAISTGRSSVSGAGGSSQDDVANRLADLNPDDIASIEVLKGSSAAAIYGQRANAGVIIITTKKGKTGETEVSVQQDIGFTNAVRLLGRTEWNEAKIRTFWGTGARGDLEVQRYNDASNAGRIRDLEKEIYGETGLLKNTQLSVSAGGAKTRYFLSGNLKEEDGIIKNSGFERQSVRANVEHNISDRVIVTSNTNFVRSVTDRSFTGNQNATGGSLGYTLAFTPNYAYNLLVNPDGTYNNNPYFSENPFRLRDKAENTQAVSRVVQSFGATADLAEWGASRLALRANGGFDIINSNSMVYFPEFMQSQSTLTDPGDVIHTTTDIIQTNLQASLVYNTTLVSGENEFFLTSQAGYSRFRVDQEVETLRGQGLAPGQVNVQNANVQLLGQAFQEVTDVGYFAQQEINWADKAILTIGGRMDKSTLNVQQDELYFYPKASVAFNLTNFDFWNYDEFNQLKLRAAYGETGGLASFGQTFSPLNSVNIGGNLGGVQGTRAIDPELVPERAKEIEFGIDLSVLDQKVSFEATYYNKTVEDLILDLVPSNSTGITAVATNAAELENKGLELGLNVNLVRNVDIDWMTRIFWWTNSSEITKLNIPDQYNTAFGAPVLGGVLLREGESPTAIGGQNADGDLVKFGDFQPDFQMSIGNELKLYKNWSLDFLFHFSQGAENIQLSNLLRDSGGNTDDYFVSDTETVDRGPFITSQFVQDASYIKLREASLYYTVPKASLTGLFGDSVRGIKLGVSGNNLLLISDYDGYDPEVSNFGRQSVLSSVSVTPYPSARRVLFHVKLDL; encoded by the coding sequence ATGAGACACAGTTACTATAAACGAGTATGTGCCTTTTTATTTGGTATACTCTTAACCAGCCAGTTAGCAATGGCCCAGTATCAAGTTACGGGCCTTGTTACAGACGACGCTACCGGTGATATACTGGTAGGTGTTACCGTATTTGATCCTTCTACAGGAAATGGTACGACAACTAATTTAGATGGTAGATATACCATCGATATTCCCTCAGGAGACGCTACGCTAAGGTTTTCTTACATAGGTTACCTTACGCAAAATATTAATGTATCAGGAAGCAACGGCGCTACCGTTACCATGGATGTAGCCATGAAATCCGATGTTGCCAATTTAGATGAGTTGGTTGTTACGGGTTTAGCTTCCACCGTGAAAAGGTCGAATCTTGCAAATTCAGTAGCCTCCATTAATGCAGAGGACATTGCAGGTAATAACGACCCTTCAACGATAGACAATGCACTATATGGTAAAATCCCTGGAGTGAATATCATATCCCAAGGGGGTGCGCCTGGTGGAGGATTTAACATCCAGTTACGTGGCGTAAGTACGCTTGGTGCAGGTACCTCTCAACCACTTTATATTATTGATGGGGTGTATGTAAACAACAGTGCAATTTCTACCGGTCGTTCTTCTGTTAGTGGGGCAGGTGGCTCGAGTCAGGATGATGTTGCCAACCGTTTAGCCGATTTAAACCCAGACGACATTGCCAGTATAGAAGTGCTTAAAGGTTCATCAGCAGCAGCCATTTATGGGCAGCGTGCGAATGCAGGTGTAATCATTATCACTACTAAAAAAGGTAAAACGGGTGAAACGGAAGTGAGCGTTCAGCAGGATATTGGTTTCACTAATGCTGTTCGTTTACTAGGTAGAACAGAATGGAATGAAGCTAAAATCAGAACATTCTGGGGAACAGGCGCACGTGGCGACTTAGAAGTTCAGCGCTATAATGATGCCAGCAATGCAGGTAGAATTCGTGATCTTGAAAAAGAGATTTACGGTGAAACTGGATTATTGAAGAACACTCAGTTGAGTGTATCAGCTGGTGGAGCGAAAACACGTTATTTCTTATCAGGTAACCTAAAAGAAGAAGACGGGATTATAAAAAACAGTGGTTTTGAACGTCAATCGGTTCGAGCCAATGTTGAGCATAATATTAGTGATCGCGTAATTGTAACCTCAAATACTAACTTTGTGCGTTCAGTAACCGACCGTAGCTTTACGGGTAACCAAAACGCAACGGGTGGTTCACTTGGGTATACATTGGCATTCACTCCTAATTATGCCTACAACCTATTGGTTAACCCTGATGGTACGTATAACAACAACCCTTACTTCTCTGAAAACCCATTCCGTTTAAGAGATAAAGCTGAAAACACTCAGGCGGTAAGTCGTGTGGTTCAGTCATTTGGTGCTACTGCAGACTTAGCTGAATGGGGAGCTTCAAGATTAGCCCTTAGAGCGAATGGTGGATTCGATATCATCAATTCGAATTCGATGGTATACTTCCCTGAATTCATGCAGTCACAGAGTACACTTACCGATCCCGGTGATGTGATTCACACCACTACAGATATTATCCAGACAAACCTTCAAGCTTCTTTAGTATATAATACAACGCTTGTATCAGGTGAAAATGAATTCTTCTTGACTTCGCAAGCGGGTTACTCACGTTTTAGAGTAGACCAAGAAGTGGAGACTTTAAGAGGCCAAGGATTAGCTCCAGGACAGGTTAATGTTCAGAATGCGAATGTTCAGCTACTAGGGCAAGCATTCCAAGAGGTAACCGATGTGGGATATTTTGCTCAGCAAGAAATCAACTGGGCTGATAAAGCAATCCTGACCATTGGTGGTAGAATGGATAAGTCGACGTTGAATGTTCAGCAAGACGAATTGTATTTCTACCCAAAAGCATCGGTAGCATTTAACTTAACGAACTTCGATTTCTGGAATTACGATGAATTCAATCAGTTAAAGTTAAGAGCTGCGTATGGCGAAACAGGTGGTTTAGCAAGCTTTGGTCAAACCTTTAGTCCGCTTAATAGTGTGAATATTGGTGGTAACTTAGGCGGTGTGCAAGGTACACGTGCTATTGACCCTGAGTTAGTTCCTGAGAGAGCCAAAGAGATTGAGTTTGGTATCGATTTAAGTGTACTAGACCAGAAAGTATCTTTCGAGGCTACCTACTATAACAAGACTGTTGAAGACTTGATTCTTGATTTAGTGCCTTCAAACTCTACAGGTATTACAGCGGTTGCAACCAATGCTGCCGAGCTTGAAAACAAAGGGCTTGAGTTAGGTTTGAATGTGAACCTGGTTCGTAACGTAGATATCGATTGGATGACCCGTATTTTCTGGTGGACCAACAGTTCTGAGATCACCAAGTTGAATATCCCAGATCAGTATAACACAGCTTTTGGTGCTCCGGTATTGGGTGGTGTATTACTTCGTGAAGGGGAATCGCCAACAGCAATTGGTGGCCAAAATGCAGATGGTGACCTCGTTAAGTTTGGTGACTTCCAGCCAGATTTCCAGATGTCGATTGGAAACGAATTAAAGCTTTACAAAAATTGGAGCTTAGATTTCTTATTCCACTTCAGTCAGGGAGCAGAAAACATTCAGCTTTCTAACTTACTAAGAGACTCTGGTGGTAATACCGATGATTACTTTGTGAGCGATACTGAAACAGTTGATCGCGGTCCATTCATCACATCTCAGTTTGTTCAGGATGCAAGCTACATCAAATTACGTGAAGCATCGCTGTACTACACCGTTCCAAAAGCAAGCTTAACAGGCTTATTTGGCGACTCTGTTCGAGGCATTAAACTCGGTGTATCGGGTAACAACTTATTATTGATAAGTGATTACGACGGATACGATCCGGAGGTAAGTAACTTTGGACGTCAGTCTGTATTGAGTTCTGTTTCAGTAACTCCATACCCGAGTGCACGACGTGTTCTGTTCCATGTAAAACTGGACCTGTAA
- a CDS encoding RagB/SusD family nutrient uptake outer membrane protein, whose protein sequence is MKKFTKYLAIAGLGLSFVACDLIDPAAVTDPNSPSENAVLQNATKSDIQNLVTGLEAENRNYNTVWTLFGAFGRDLYYFGTSDPNFFDQWLQLPGNPAPDAEDNHTFFGDGSAYESPYGAVRQADFLITAVNNTDQLSDAEASGVIGFANTLKAYQLIWPWHHQGTNGIRVDLNYSDPLNPGDFLSQSDALTRIRAILDEANTSLGNAGSSFVFELTDGFENFDTPATMQEVNRAIAARFAVYAGDWGGALTALDDSFLNLNATTVAELKAGPAHVYAGGDDRTNPFYYVPDAAADRVIVGSPNWVNDAEANDDRIDDKLDLRTAPAEVSELPLVSADYQEGRYGQTDAVPFIRNEELILIYAEAKINRNTGTDLVDAVDAINTIRNIWGLPDYSGAVTQAALLDEMLNQRRYSLWGEGHRWVDMRRYDRLDDIDTSLDGGRVPTQVARPQGELDWEDYVGSN, encoded by the coding sequence ATGAAAAAATTTACCAAATATTTAGCTATTGCAGGACTTGGACTTAGTTTTGTGGCGTGTGATCTGATTGATCCCGCAGCCGTGACTGATCCAAATAGTCCGAGTGAAAATGCGGTGTTGCAGAATGCAACCAAGTCAGATATCCAAAACTTGGTAACAGGTTTGGAAGCTGAAAACAGAAACTATAATACTGTATGGACGTTATTCGGAGCTTTCGGGCGTGATTTATATTACTTCGGAACTTCTGATCCTAACTTTTTCGACCAGTGGTTACAGTTACCTGGAAACCCTGCACCTGATGCGGAAGACAATCATACTTTCTTCGGTGATGGATCTGCTTACGAAAGCCCTTATGGAGCCGTTCGCCAAGCTGACTTCTTAATTACTGCGGTTAACAATACCGATCAGTTATCTGATGCAGAAGCAAGTGGTGTAATTGGTTTTGCCAATACCCTTAAGGCCTATCAGCTTATCTGGCCATGGCACCATCAGGGAACGAATGGAATTCGTGTAGATTTAAACTACAGTGATCCATTGAATCCCGGTGATTTCCTATCGCAAAGTGATGCATTAACGAGAATTCGTGCCATTCTTGATGAGGCGAATACTTCATTAGGTAACGCGGGTTCAAGCTTTGTGTTTGAATTAACAGATGGCTTCGAAAACTTTGATACTCCAGCAACCATGCAAGAAGTGAATAGAGCTATTGCGGCTCGTTTTGCGGTATATGCAGGCGACTGGGGTGGTGCTTTAACTGCCTTAGATGATTCGTTCTTGAATCTGAATGCAACAACCGTAGCTGAACTAAAGGCAGGTCCAGCGCATGTGTATGCAGGTGGTGATGATAGAACAAACCCGTTTTATTATGTGCCGGATGCGGCCGCTGATCGTGTAATTGTTGGAAGCCCAAACTGGGTGAACGACGCTGAGGCGAACGACGATCGTATCGATGATAAACTGGATCTAAGAACAGCTCCAGCAGAAGTATCAGAGCTACCGCTCGTATCTGCGGATTACCAAGAAGGTAGATACGGACAAACGGATGCAGTACCATTTATCCGAAATGAGGAGTTAATCCTTATTTATGCGGAAGCGAAAATCAACCGTAATACGGGTACTGATTTAGTGGATGCCGTTGATGCTATAAATACCATTCGTAACATTTGGGGATTACCTGATTATTCAGGGGCAGTTACTCAAGCAGCTTTACTCGATGAGATGTTGAATCAACGTCGATACTCACTGTGGGGTGAAGGTCACCGATGGGTAGATATGAGAAGATATGATCGTCTGGATGATATCGATACCTCATTAGACGGTGGTCGTGTACCTACTCAAGTTGCACGTCCTCAAGGAGAGCTTGATTGGGAAGACTATGTTGGTTCCAATTAA